A region from the Enterobacter roggenkampii genome encodes:
- the wcaA gene encoding colanic acid biosynthesis glycosyltransferase WcaA: MTEYEQNESDTPLSRPLISIYMPTWNRQALTIRAIQSVLNQDYVNWELIIIDDFSSSFDQLLTYISELNDPRITYIRNEFNSGACAVRNQAIRMARGDLITGLDDDDEWLPTRLSSFLTWQHKLQLHSFLYANDYLCDGTGYHHPDELQVYPKPAYKKSLFDKRNIIGNQMLTLTSRMQQILFDDALPAAQDYDAFYRLAETFGEPFKLDDITQVLYVNHGEARITCSGRKFSGYLRFYRKHKAKLDVSSKKYQLFTLYYIRNKKMRPQTLMKLMTLRNLKRYLMMYTRFRNKKF, encoded by the coding sequence TTGACGGAATATGAACAAAATGAAAGTGACACGCCACTATCCCGACCACTCATCTCCATCTATATGCCAACCTGGAACCGCCAGGCATTGACGATCAGAGCCATACAATCGGTACTGAATCAAGACTATGTGAACTGGGAACTCATTATCATTGACGATTTCTCATCGTCATTTGACCAACTCTTGACGTATATCTCCGAGCTGAATGACCCACGCATTACCTATATTCGCAATGAATTTAACTCTGGCGCTTGTGCAGTCCGAAATCAGGCTATAAGAATGGCCCGTGGTGACCTTATTACGGGTCTGGATGATGATGATGAATGGCTGCCGACACGCCTGTCCTCTTTTCTTACCTGGCAACATAAACTTCAGTTGCACAGTTTTTTGTACGCAAATGATTATCTCTGTGACGGTACCGGATATCATCATCCTGATGAATTACAGGTGTATCCGAAACCGGCTTATAAAAAAAGCCTGTTTGATAAACGGAATATTATAGGCAACCAAATGCTGACCTTAACCAGTAGAATGCAGCAGATCCTGTTCGACGACGCCTTGCCTGCTGCTCAGGATTATGATGCTTTTTATCGGCTTGCAGAAACCTTCGGTGAACCTTTCAAACTGGATGACATCACACAGGTGCTTTATGTCAATCACGGCGAAGCCCGCATTACCTGCTCAGGACGAAAGTTTTCAGGTTATCTACGTTTTTACCGGAAACACAAAGCCAAATTAGACGTATCGAGTAAAAAATATCAGCTCTTCACTCTATACTACATTCGCAACAAAAAGATGCGCCCGCAAACCCTGATGAAACTGATGACGCTACGCAATCTGAAACGCTATCTGATGATGTATACCCGCTTCCGGAACAAAAAGTTCTGA
- the rsmI gene encoding 16S rRNA (cytidine(1402)-2'-O)-methyltransferase, whose translation MKQHETADNSQGQLYIVPTPIGNLSDITQRALTVLQAVDLIAAEDTRHTGLLLQHFAINARLFALHDHNEQQKAETLVAKLKEGQNIALVSDAGTPLINDPGYHLVRTCREAGIRVVPLPGPCAAIAALSAAGLPSDRFCYEGFLPAKSKGRRDVLKELEAEPRTLIFYESTHRLLESLEDMVTVWGEGRYVVLARELTKTWETIHGAPVGELLAWVKEDENRRKGEMVLIVEGHKAEEDALPADALRTLALLQSELPLKKAAALAAEIHGVKKNALYKYALEQQGE comes from the coding sequence ATGAAACAACACGAAACGGCAGATAATTCTCAAGGCCAGCTTTATATTGTACCTACTCCTATCGGGAATTTGTCTGATATTACCCAACGTGCGCTGACCGTACTGCAAGCTGTTGATTTAATTGCTGCTGAAGACACCCGTCATACCGGCTTACTGCTGCAACATTTCGCGATTAACGCCCGTTTGTTTGCGCTGCACGATCACAATGAGCAACAAAAAGCCGAAACGCTGGTGGCGAAGCTGAAAGAGGGGCAAAACATTGCCCTGGTCTCCGATGCCGGTACGCCGCTGATCAACGATCCGGGCTATCACCTGGTGCGTACCTGTCGCGAAGCCGGTATTCGCGTTGTGCCCCTGCCGGGACCGTGCGCCGCGATTGCGGCGTTAAGCGCCGCAGGTCTGCCGTCTGACCGTTTCTGCTATGAAGGCTTTCTGCCTGCTAAATCAAAAGGCCGCCGCGACGTCTTAAAAGAGCTGGAAGCGGAACCGCGCACCCTAATTTTCTACGAATCCACGCACCGCCTGCTGGAGAGCCTGGAAGATATGGTGACCGTCTGGGGGGAAGGCCGCTACGTGGTGCTGGCGCGCGAGCTGACCAAAACCTGGGAAACCATCCACGGCGCACCGGTGGGCGAGCTGCTGGCGTGGGTGAAGGAAGACGAAAACCGCCGCAAAGGTGAAATGGTGCTGATTGTCGAAGGGCACAAGGCGGAAGAAGACGCCCTTCCTGCCGACGCGCTGCGCACGCTGGCGCTGCTGCAGTCGGAACTGCCGCTGAAGAAAGCGGCGGCACTGGCGGCGGAGATCCACGGCGTGAAGAAAAATGCGTTGTATAAGTATGCGCTGGAGCAGCAGGGGGAGTAA
- the garD gene encoding galactarate dehydratase, which yields MADIEIRQAPPTAFYIKVHDADNVAIIVNDNGLKAGTCFPDGLELTEHVPQGHKVALVDIPAESEIVRYGEVIGYAVRSIPQGSWVEESLVALPEAPPLNTLPLATRVPEPLPPLEGYTFEGYRNADGSVGTKNLLGITTSVHCVAGVVDYVVKIIERDLLPKYPNVDGVVGLNHLYGCGVAINAPAAVVPIRTIHNIALNPNFGGEVMIIGLGCEKLQPERLLQGTEDVKAIPADEASIVRLQDERHVGFRSMVDDILQVAERHLDKLNRRQRETCPASELVVGTQCGGSDAFSGVTANPAVGYASDLLVRCGATVMFSEVTEVRDAIHLLTPRAVNKEVGKRLLEEMAWYDNYLDMGKTDRSANPSPGNKKGGLANVVEKALGSIAKSGQSAIAEVLSPGQRPTKRGLIYAATPASDFVCGTQQVASGITVQVFTTGRGTPYGLMAVPVIKMATRTELANRWYDLMDINAGTIATGEESIEDVGWKLFHFILDVASGRKKTFSDQWGLHNQLAVFNPAPVT from the coding sequence ATGGCCGACATTGAAATTCGACAGGCACCGCCGACGGCGTTTTATATAAAAGTGCACGACGCCGATAACGTGGCGATTATCGTCAACGACAATGGCTTAAAAGCAGGAACCTGCTTCCCGGACGGGCTGGAACTGACTGAGCATGTTCCGCAGGGACATAAAGTCGCCCTGGTGGATATCCCTGCTGAAAGCGAAATTGTGCGTTACGGTGAAGTCATCGGCTATGCCGTTCGTTCGATACCGCAGGGAAGCTGGGTGGAGGAGTCGCTGGTGGCGCTGCCAGAAGCGCCGCCGCTGAACACGCTTCCGCTGGCAACCCGCGTGCCGGAACCGCTTCCCCCGCTGGAAGGCTATACCTTTGAAGGGTATCGCAATGCGGACGGCAGCGTCGGCACTAAAAATCTGCTCGGCATTACCACCAGCGTGCACTGCGTGGCGGGCGTCGTGGATTACGTGGTGAAAATCATCGAACGCGATCTGCTGCCAAAATACCCGAACGTCGACGGCGTGGTGGGACTGAACCACCTCTACGGCTGCGGCGTGGCGATTAACGCGCCCGCTGCGGTGGTGCCTATCCGGACCATCCACAATATCGCCCTGAACCCCAACTTTGGCGGCGAGGTGATGATCATTGGCCTCGGCTGTGAAAAATTGCAGCCAGAACGCCTGCTGCAGGGTACCGAGGATGTCAAAGCCATCCCGGCAGACGAGGCCAGTATCGTGCGCCTGCAGGACGAACGCCACGTCGGTTTCCGCTCAATGGTCGACGATATTTTGCAGGTGGCAGAACGCCATCTGGACAAGCTCAACCGCCGCCAGCGCGAAACGTGCCCGGCGTCGGAGCTGGTGGTCGGAACCCAGTGCGGCGGCAGCGATGCCTTCTCCGGCGTGACGGCCAACCCGGCGGTGGGCTATGCGTCCGATCTGCTTGTTCGCTGCGGCGCCACGGTGATGTTCTCCGAGGTGACTGAAGTGCGTGACGCCATCCATCTGCTGACGCCGCGCGCCGTTAATAAAGAGGTCGGCAAGCGACTGCTGGAGGAGATGGCCTGGTACGATAACTATCTCGATATGGGCAAAACCGACCGCAGCGCCAACCCGTCTCCGGGCAACAAGAAAGGCGGCCTGGCAAACGTGGTGGAAAAAGCCCTCGGCTCTATTGCCAAATCCGGGCAGAGCGCCATTGCAGAAGTGCTCTCTCCGGGCCAGCGCCCGACGAAACGCGGCCTTATCTACGCGGCAACGCCGGCCAGCGATTTTGTGTGCGGCACGCAGCAGGTGGCATCCGGCATTACGGTACAGGTCTTTACCACCGGGCGCGGCACGCCGTACGGCCTGATGGCGGTGCCGGTGATCAAGATGGCGACCCGCACCGAGCTGGCAAACCGCTGGTATGACTTAATGGATATTAACGCGGGCACCATCGCCACCGGAGAAGAGAGCATTGAGGACGTGGGCTGGAAGCTGTTCCACTTCATTCTGGATGTCGCCAGCGGGCGAAAGAAAACCTTCTCGGACCAATGGGGATTACATAATCAGCTGGCGGTGTTTAACCCGGCACCGGTGACGTGA
- the garL gene encoding 2-dehydro-3-deoxyglucarate aldolase: protein MNNAIFPNKFKAALAAHQIQIGCWSALANPISTEVLGLAGFDWLVLDGEHAPNDISTFIPQLMALKGSNSAPVVRVPTNEPVIIKRLLDIGFYNFLIPFVETEEQAALAVASTRYPPEGIRGVSVSHRANMFGTVPDYFAQSNSNITILVQIESQQGVDNVDAIAATTGVDGIFVGPSDLAAALGHLGNASHPDVQRAIQHIFARAKAHGKPCGILAPVEADARRYLEWGATFVAVGSDLGVFRSATQKLADAFKK, encoded by the coding sequence ATGAATAACGCTATCTTCCCGAATAAATTTAAAGCGGCTCTCGCGGCGCACCAGATTCAGATTGGCTGCTGGTCCGCGCTGGCAAACCCTATCAGCACCGAAGTGCTGGGCCTGGCCGGTTTCGACTGGCTGGTGCTGGACGGCGAACATGCGCCAAACGATATCAGCACGTTTATTCCGCAGCTGATGGCGCTGAAAGGCAGCAACAGTGCCCCGGTGGTGCGTGTCCCCACCAACGAACCGGTGATTATTAAGCGTCTGCTGGATATCGGCTTCTACAACTTCCTGATCCCGTTTGTGGAGACGGAAGAGCAAGCGGCGCTGGCCGTGGCGTCAACGCGCTATCCTCCCGAAGGGATCCGCGGCGTTTCCGTTTCGCACCGCGCCAATATGTTTGGCACCGTCCCGGACTATTTCGCGCAGTCCAACAGCAACATCACCATTCTGGTTCAGATCGAGAGCCAGCAGGGCGTCGATAACGTCGACGCGATTGCCGCCACAACCGGCGTGGACGGGATCTTCGTCGGCCCAAGCGATCTGGCTGCCGCCTTAGGCCATCTGGGTAACGCCAGCCACCCTGACGTGCAGCGCGCGATCCAGCACATCTTTGCCCGCGCCAAAGCACACGGCAAGCCGTGCGGCATTCTGGCGCCGGTTGAGGCTGACGCCCGCCGCTACCTGGAGTGGGGAGCCACGTTTGTTGCCGTCGGCAGCGACCTCGGCGTTTTCCGCTCGGCTACGCAGAAATTAGCGGACGCTTTTAAAAAATAA
- the garR gene encoding 2-hydroxy-3-oxopropionate reductase, producing the protein MTLKVGFIGLGIMGKPMSKNLIKAGYSLVVSDHNPQAVAEVIAAGAEAATTAKAIAEQCDVIITMLPNSPHVKEVALGENGIIDGAKPGLVLIDMSSIAPLASREISEALKAKGVDMLDAPVSGGEPKAIDGTLSVMVGGDKAIFDKFYDLMKAMAGSVVHTGEIGAGNVTKLANQVIVALNIAAMSEALTLATKADVNPDLVYQAIRGGLAGSTVLDAKAPMVMDRNFKPGFRIDLHIKDLANALDTSHGVGAQLPLTAAVMEMMQALRADGLGTADHSAIACYYEKLAKVEVAR; encoded by the coding sequence ATGACGCTGAAAGTGGGTTTTATTGGCCTGGGGATCATGGGTAAACCAATGAGTAAGAACCTCATCAAAGCAGGTTACTCGCTGGTGGTCTCCGATCATAATCCACAGGCCGTGGCTGAGGTGATAGCGGCTGGCGCAGAAGCAGCCACCACCGCGAAAGCCATTGCCGAACAGTGCGATGTCATCATCACCATGCTGCCAAACTCCCCGCACGTCAAAGAAGTCGCGCTGGGTGAAAACGGCATTATCGACGGCGCGAAACCGGGCCTGGTGCTGATCGATATGAGCTCTATCGCACCGCTCGCGAGCCGTGAAATCAGCGAGGCGTTGAAGGCGAAGGGCGTCGATATGCTGGATGCACCGGTCAGCGGCGGCGAGCCGAAAGCCATCGACGGCACGCTGTCGGTCATGGTCGGCGGCGATAAAGCTATTTTCGATAAATTTTACGACCTGATGAAAGCCATGGCGGGCTCCGTGGTACACACCGGGGAGATTGGGGCGGGTAACGTGACCAAGCTGGCAAACCAGGTGATCGTGGCACTCAACATTGCCGCCATGTCTGAAGCGCTGACGCTGGCAACCAAAGCGGACGTCAATCCGGACCTGGTCTACCAGGCTATTCGCGGTGGTCTGGCAGGCAGTACGGTGCTGGACGCCAAAGCGCCCATGGTCATGGATCGCAATTTCAAACCCGGTTTCCGCATCGACCTGCATATCAAAGATCTGGCGAACGCGCTGGACACTTCCCACGGCGTGGGCGCACAGCTGCCGCTGACCGCAGCGGTCATGGAGATGATGCAGGCATTGCGTGCCGATGGCCTGGGCACGGCCGATCACAGCGCAATTGCATGCTACTACGAAAAACTGGCGAAGGTGGAAGTGGCGCGTTAA